The Pelagibius sp. CAU 1746 genomic sequence TGTTGAGAGCGATACATGAACGTGCGGACTGCCGCCGGGCGGCGGTGCGCGCATAAGCGGCTGGCCGTGTCGAAACACGGCGATTCCTGTCCGCCACAAGGGAGATATCCGAAGATGACCGATGTCGTAATCGCAGGTGCCGCCCGTACCCCCGTTGGCGCTTTCAGCGGGGGGCTCTCCTCCGTTGCGGCCTCCTATCTCGGCGCGGTGGCCATCAAGGAAGCCATGAAACGCGCCAAGGTCGAGGCGGCCGAGGTCGACGAGGCGATCCTGGGTCAGATCCTCACCGCCGGCGCCGGTCAGAATCCGGCCCGCCAGGCGGCCGTCGAGGCCGGCATTCCCTACGAGAAGACCGCCTACCAGATCAACCAGCTCTGCGGTTCCGGCCTGCGCGCCGTCGCCATCGGTTCCCAGGCGGTGCAGGTCGGCGATTCCAAGATCGTCGTCTGCGGCGGCCAGGAGAGCATGAGCCAGGCGCCGCATGTCGCCCACCTGCGCAACGGCCAGAAGATGGGCGACCTGAAGATGGTCGACTCCATGATCAAGGACGGCCTCTGGGATGCCTTCAACGGCTACCACATGGGCAACACGGCGGAGAACGTCGCCAAGCAGTGGCAGATTACCCGCGACGAGCAGGACGCCTTCGCCACCGCTTCGCAGAACAAGGCCGAGGCCGCGCAGAAGGCCGGGCGCTTCACCGAGGAAATCGTCCCCGTCACCATCAAGACCCGCAAGGGCGACGTGGTGGTGGAGAGCGACGAGTATCCGCGCCACGGCGTCACGCAGGAGAGCCTGGCCGGGCTGCGTCCGGCCTTCGACAAGGAAGGCACGGTGACCGCCGGCAACGCCAGCGGCATCAACGACGGCGCCGCCGCGGTGGTGCTGATGTCGGGCGACGACGCCGCGGCGCGCGGCGTCACCCCGCTGGCGCGCATCGTCTCCTGGGCGACCTGCGGCGTCGACCCGGCGATCATGGGCACCGGCCCGATCCCCTCCAGCCGCCGCGCCTTGGAAAAGGCCGGCTGGTCAGTCGACGACCTCGACCTGGTGGAGGCCAACGAGGCCTTCGCCGCCCAGGCCCTGGCGGTGAACAAGGACATGGGCTGGGATCCGGCGAAGGTGAATGTGAACGGCGGCGCCATCGCCATCGGCCACCCCATCGGCGCCTCGGGCGCGCGGGTGCTGGTCACCCTGCTGCACGAGATGGCCAAGCGCGACGCCAAGAAAGGCCTGGCCACGCTGTGCATCGGCGGCGGCATGGGCATCGCCATGTGCCTCGAGCGCGGGTAAAGGGAGCGGGAGCGACCGGAAGCGCGGCTGAGGTCGGGCGGAGAACAGCGCCGCCCGCGACCTTGTGACGCTGGGCGGACCCCGCGGCGCTGGGGTAACGATGCTGCGCAGAGCGGCCTGCCTTTTTTGAGGGGCAGGCCGTTTTGTCGTTCGGCAGCCGCTGCGATTTGGCGGTACCGCCGAACGGGAATCCGGCTTTTTTGCCCCTGGGCGGCGGTGCAGCGGTTGGCGGTATGCTTGTTCCGTGATTTGATTGGACACGGCGAGCAGACCGTCGTTTCAGACGGCTAGGAATGGTCAAACGGGGAGGCTAGAAGATGGCGCGCGTGGCTCTGGTAACGGGGGGAACCCGAGGGATCGGCGAGGCGATTTCCAGAGGGCTGAAAGACGCCGGCTTCACGGTCGCCGCCACCTACGGCGGCAACGACGAGGCGGCGAACAAGTTCAAGGAAGAAACCGGCATCCACGTCTACAAGTGGGACGTCGGCGATTTCGAGGCCTGCAAGGCGGGCATCGCCAAGGTCGAGGCGGATCTGGGGCCCGTCGACGTGCTGGTCAACAATGCCGGCATCACCCGCGACGGCACCCTGCACCGCATGACGCCCGAGAACTGGCGCGCGGTCATCTCCACGAACCTCGACTCGCTGTTCAACATGACGCGCAACGTCATCGAAGGCATGCGGGCGCGCAACTACGGCCGGGTCATCTCGATCTCCTCGATCAACGGCCAGAAGGGCCAGCTCGGACAGGCGAACTACTCTGCCGCCAAGGCCGGCGTCTTCGGCTTCACCAAGGCGGTGGCGCAGGAGAACGCCCCCAAGGGCATCACCGTCAACGCCATCGCGCCGGGCTACATCGGCACCGAGATGGTCCGCGCGGTGCCCGAGGAAATCCTCAACACCAAGATCCTGCCGCAGATCCCGGTCGGCCGGCTCGGCGAGCCGGAGGAGATCGCGCGCTGCGTGGTCTTCCTGGCCGGCGAGGACGCGGGCTTCATCACCGGCGCCACGCTGACCGCCAACGGCGGCCAGTACATGACCTGAGGCCGGCGGCCCGGGGAAGAGGTATGAGCGGCGGTGGTGAGATCACCTATCCGCCGCTCGGCAGCCTGAAGCCGCTGGCCGAGAACGTCTGGACCGTCGACGGCCCGGCCATCCGCTTCGGCCTCGGCTGGCTGAAGCTGCGCTTCCCCACCCGCATGACCATCCTCCGCCTGATCGGCGGCGGGCTCTTCATCCATTCGCCGACGGCGTTGAGCCCGGCGCTGCGAGGCGCGGTCGAGGTGCTGGGGCCGCCGCGCTGGATCGTCGCGCCGAACCGCATCCATTATTGGTGGGTGCCGGACTGGCACGCGGCCTTTCCGGCGGCCGAGGTCTACCTGGCCCCGCGCGTGCGCGAGCAGGCGGGCGGGCGCATCGACTTCCCGGCCTGTGAGCTGGAGGCCGCCGCGGGCTATCCCTGGGACGGCGAGATCGCCACCTTGCCGGTGCCCGGCAGCTACATGACCGAGGTCGTCTTCTTCCACCGTCCCAGCCGCACCCTGGTCCTGACCGACCTGATCGAGAACTTCGAGCCGCGGAAACTCGGCTTCGTCATGCGCCGGTTGACGCGCTGGGCCGGCATCCTGGATCCCGACGGCCAGATGCCCCGTGACATGCGCCTGACTTTCAAAGGGCGCCGGGCGGAGCTGCGCCGGGCCGTCGAAACCATGATCGCCTGGGACCCGCAGCGCGTTATCCTGGCCCACGGACGCTGCTACGAACGCGACGGGGCGGCGGAGTTGCGCCGCGCCTTTCGCTGGCTTCTGGACGACTGAGAAGGAGAAGCCTCATGCTGCTCGGATCCTGCCACTGCGGCGCCGTCACCTTCGAGCTGCCGCGGCCGCCGGAATGGCGCAATGAATGCAACTGCTCGATCTGCCGGCGGCTCGGCACGCTCTGGGGCTACTTCGAGGAACGGGAGGTGCGCTTCACCGGTCGGCCAGACGCCACCGAGGCCTATGTCTGGGGCGACCGCTTGCTGGCTTTCCACCGCTGCCGCGCTTGCGGCTGCATCACCCACTGGCAGGGCCTGGAGCCGAAGCCCGACGCCCGGATGGCGGTGAACACCCGGCTGCTCGATCCGAAGGATGTCGCCGGCA encodes the following:
- a CDS encoding acetyl-CoA C-acetyltransferase; its protein translation is MTDVVIAGAARTPVGAFSGGLSSVAASYLGAVAIKEAMKRAKVEAAEVDEAILGQILTAGAGQNPARQAAVEAGIPYEKTAYQINQLCGSGLRAVAIGSQAVQVGDSKIVVCGGQESMSQAPHVAHLRNGQKMGDLKMVDSMIKDGLWDAFNGYHMGNTAENVAKQWQITRDEQDAFATASQNKAEAAQKAGRFTEEIVPVTIKTRKGDVVVESDEYPRHGVTQESLAGLRPAFDKEGTVTAGNASGINDGAAAVVLMSGDDAAARGVTPLARIVSWATCGVDPAIMGTGPIPSSRRALEKAGWSVDDLDLVEANEAFAAQALAVNKDMGWDPAKVNVNGGAIAIGHPIGASGARVLVTLLHEMAKRDAKKGLATLCIGGGMGIAMCLERG
- the phbB gene encoding acetoacetyl-CoA reductase, with protein sequence MARVALVTGGTRGIGEAISRGLKDAGFTVAATYGGNDEAANKFKEETGIHVYKWDVGDFEACKAGIAKVEADLGPVDVLVNNAGITRDGTLHRMTPENWRAVISTNLDSLFNMTRNVIEGMRARNYGRVISISSINGQKGQLGQANYSAAKAGVFGFTKAVAQENAPKGITVNAIAPGYIGTEMVRAVPEEILNTKILPQIPVGRLGEPEEIARCVVFLAGEDAGFITGATLTANGGQYMT
- a CDS encoding DUF4336 domain-containing protein, translated to MSGGGEITYPPLGSLKPLAENVWTVDGPAIRFGLGWLKLRFPTRMTILRLIGGGLFIHSPTALSPALRGAVEVLGPPRWIVAPNRIHYWWVPDWHAAFPAAEVYLAPRVREQAGGRIDFPACELEAAAGYPWDGEIATLPVPGSYMTEVVFFHRPSRTLVLTDLIENFEPRKLGFVMRRLTRWAGILDPDGQMPRDMRLTFKGRRAELRRAVETMIAWDPQRVILAHGRCYERDGAAELRRAFRWLLDD